Within the Catalinimonas niigatensis genome, the region TGAGATGCTACCGGAACAGCCACAACAGTTTTTTTTGGACTTTCTTTCTTTACAAAAGCTACAGCAGCGAGCATGGTACTTCCGGTGGCCATGCCATCATCTACCAGCATCACTATTTTGTGTTTCAGGTTCAGCGGCTTTTTACTTCCTTTGTACAGGATATATTTTTCTTTGATGAGTTTTTCCAACTGGTGGATTTCATTCTCTATATAGTCTTCAGAAACATCCCCTTTTCTGTTAATGATGTAACCAGAATTACTTACAGCGCCTATAGCCAATTCAGGATAAAGAGGGTGCTTAATTTTTTTCACAATAGCAACATCTAGCGGCCAATGTAAGTGATCGGAAATGTATTTTCCGATGGGAACACCTCCGCGAGGTAAAGCCAAGACTATACCTTCCCGTTCTTGTTTGTAAAAGTACAGCGCTTTCATGAGTTGCTGAGCTGCATCATTTCGGTGAAGATATTTCATAACAAGTACATAACGGAATACATAATTTAATTCAATGTAAGCATGCTCAAGGTAATTCTAACATACTTAAGTCATTGCTTCCGATGATCTTTATCAGTGGAAAGCATGAACCCATACCTTAAATTGAATCAACAAAATTTATAGCTATGCAGTACCATGATCTCCAACTTTTTGTAATGCAGGATTGCCTTGCTTATGGAGAAAAAATTGCACAAAAGCTGGGTGTGACATTAAGTCCATATGAAGAACGAAGGTTCGAAGATGGGGAACACAAATGTCGGCCACTGGTAAGCGTCAGGGGAAATAATGTGTTTGTGATTGCATCCTTTTACCAAGATACATCTCTGAGTGTGAACGATAAGTTATGCCGCTTTTTATTTTTTGTGGGTGCTTTGCATGATGCCTCTGCAGGGAGTATAACAGCCATTATTCCCTATATGTGTTATGCCCGCAAAGATCGCAAAACACAGTTTAGAGATCCGGTTACCACCCGATACATAGCCCAGCTTTTTGAAGCAGTCGGTTTGAACAGGATAGTAACTTTGGATATTCATAATCTACAGGCATATCAAAATGCTTTTCGTATTCATTCGGATCATCTGGAAGCCCGAAAGTTGTTCGTGCATTATTTTGCTTCAATATTAGGATCTGAGGAGTGCACAGTTTTATCTCCTGATGCAGGTGGCATGTATAGAGCAGAAAAGTTTCGAGCTTCTCTGGAACACCTGATAGGCAGGGATATATCCCTAGGCTTTATGGAAAAGCATAGAAGTAAAGGTCAGGTGTGGGGAGAAACCATTGCTGGAAATGTGAAAGATAAATCTGTAATCGTTGTAGATGATCTGATCAGCACAGGAGGGACACTGGCAAGAGCTGCCAAAGCTTGTATAAGCCTGGAAGCGCATAGGGTTTGGGTATGTGCTACTCATGGTTTGTTCTTATCTAATGCTTTTGAGGCCTTGTCAATATCAGAAATAGGGAAGATAGTAGTCACAGATACTGTTGTTCACCAGAACTTTTCATCACATAGCGCATTTGAAAAAAAAACAACAGTGTTAGATACATCCAGCATGTGGGCAAAAGCGATTTTAAGAATCCATCAAGGAGGTTCTCTGGTAGAATTATTACAAGATTAATAATATTCATATGGATGATTGAATCTTTTGCTTATAAAGCCAAACTATATTTTTCAGCAAGTTGAAGATAGGCCAGGGTTTGTGCCAGATAGTGCTGTTTATCCCTATAGTTTTTTTCCATCGTATGGCGTATAGCCAAAAGAGCTCGGAGAACAGCCCGGTAGCTTTTATAAAAATTCCTCATATGGCCAGGTACATCATCACCATTGACAGCCTGATAGGTGCTCCAAAAAAAAGGAGGAATCCATGATGCATTAAATGCTTCACATTCTACAGAAAAATAGGCTAATTCGTCAGCAATGTCAAGACTTCGTAATGCGGCATTAAATTCAAGGCAATCAATAATTACTGGAGGTGATTTCAGACATATGTGTTCAGGTCGTAAATCCCCATGTACCTCTTTGATACAGCCTTGAGATATTCTTTTCTCAAATAGAAGGTGATGTGCTGACAGATACAGCTGCTGTTTTGTAAGTATGGAGCGTTTAAGGAGGAAAGGTAAAGTGAAAGATGCCAGTTCTTCAAAATTCTTCTCCAGATTTTCCTTCAAATTACTTATAAAAACAGTGGGTTCCGGATATAAAGATGATTGATGATAATAAAATTGTGCTAATAATCTTGCTGCCTGATATAATGAATCTTGAGGTACATTATGAGAAAAAATAAGCTGATCAAGCATTAAATCTTTAGGCAAAAGTTTCATTTTTACCAGCCATTCTATAATCTTACCCTCACCTTGCAAATGTATATTTCCGTTAGTACTTTGGCGTAAAGACACTATTCCCAGATACACTTCATTGGCCAGACGCCGATTCAACCTTAGTTCTTCAAGACAATTCTGATAGCGGGCCTTCAGGGTAGAAAAATTTAAAAAAGGATATTGGACAGGCTTTTTAAGTTTATACACGTAGTGGTCGGTCATAAATAACCATGACATATGCGTTTCTCTGGTGGTGACCTGCGATGTTTTTTCAGGATATATACGGGGGTCACTTAGAAAGGTAACTTTTTGTTCCAATGTAGGATTTATGCATTTCACTTATTTAGGGAGATATGTGACATTTTTTACTTAAATTAATTTGTAAACCTTTACAATTTTAACCTATGTATCAGGCTTTTAGATAATTTAAATGATTGATAATAAATAAAATACAGCTCATATTCAGCTTAAATACAACTGGCCTAATAGACAAAAGATAAACAGGATGCATTCATTTACTGGCAGTTGTGCTGATGATGTCCGGGTGTAGAGTCAAAGGAGTCATGATAGAATAGGGGAACCCTAACTGTAGACAAATACAGTGTTTCTACTTTTTTCAACTGATAAATATCCTGAAGTTGTAATGAATCCCCTTGCTCATTGATGATATTCAAATCATAGCGGAAATTTACTAAAGTACCAACTGGAGCGTGGTAATAGATGATCCAGGCATCTCCCTCGCCAGTGCCTACACAACCATTAGAATAAGATTTTCCAAGAGTATTAGCATTGGTAGTGGGGTGAATGAGTGCCCCTTGCCGAATTCCGCCAATCATAGGTTCTAAAAAAGGTATTTGGGGTAACTTGGTACGTCTGCCATCATCTCTTTTGGTCTCAAAGTAACGTTGAGCGGTCACCGGGTTGATATACCAGGGATTTCTTTCAATCCTGACAATTTTTCCTTCTCCGATTGGGGTTTGCAGGCTCACTTCTCGTCCGGCAATCTTGAGATACTTTCTTTCGTTTCTTCCTACTCTTACCGAAAAGGTATATTTTACTGAATCATTTTCTTTAATTCTGAGCTTATATTCCGGGATATTGACCTCCAAAAGCGTGTTCTTTAGCTGATCTTCAATAAAGCTTACTTCTTGCTGATCAGGTAACCAAAGCGTATCAGATTCCTTAAGTACAACTACTTCCCGTTGATCATAGATAAATATTCCCCGTTTCATGCTTTCATAATAATCAAAGCTTGCCAGCGTGTCTATGATCCAGGGATTAGCACGTACCAGTATATGTTCTGTCAGTGGGTAATTTACTAGTGTATCATAAGCAGCTGCGACGCTATCCATGAAGGCAAAGTAATGCTTCATTTGTATATCCCTGGGGACGATTATAGCAAGCTTAGCTTCTTTTGTTTCGGTAAAAATGGAAGAAGTTTCCTTTTTTTCGGAGACAAAAATTGTATCAGTGAGCTTTGCTTGGCCGGCATCTTCGCCCACCTGAAACTTAGTACAGGCAGCGATCAGAAAGCATAGTAATACCGTTACCTTCTGTACTATTATTTTATTTTTCAGCAGCATCATACGATAAAGAAACCAGCAATTGGCCTATCTATCAATGATCTATGTCATATGAAAAGCTAATTAACATCAAGTATTGATTTTTGCTGAAGCAGGTCGTAAAAATCTGTATTCACTATCCTAAGACTGATTTTGCCAACATCAGAAAAATGAGAATGCTAAGTATGTCCTGAATAATGGTAGCAAGTGGTCCTGAGCCAAAAGCAGGATCTATACCAAAATGGTGCAATATCCAGGGAAGGATTAATCCTACTGAGGTAGCCAAAGTGCCTGCTGCTATGATAGAACCTCCTACGATCAGTGCAATCTGTATATCCTGTGCAATTAGCATTGCCACAGGTATGCTAAGCACACCTAGTATCAGGCCTATCATCAGACCTGTCCGCAGTTCAGTATAGATCATTTTATAAATACTTATTCTGCTCAAGGATAATCCTCTGATCACCAGCGTTTCAGTTTGTGTGCCAATAGCATCTGCCAGATACACAATTCCCGGTACAAAAAATGACAAAGTGATATAACTTCTCAGCATATGCTCATAGTCTGCCATGAGGTAAGATGAGAGGAAAGAGCCACTTAATCCTATCAGCAGCCAGGGAAGCCGGTGTTTGAGACTACGTAGAGGAGGCTCAGCTACTGACTTTCGGGCATGCGTACTTTCTTTACTGATACCCGCCAGTTTATGCATATCTTCAATATGTTCTTTCCGCAACGTTTCAATGATAGTCTGAGAAGGAATGACACCCAGGAAATGCTCTTGCTCATCAATGACCGGTACAGCGGAAATATTCCTGAAAATAGCATGGGTAGCGATATATTCCAGAGAATGATGTATTCCTACAGCATGACAAGGCTGCATTAACTCTGTTACTTTTTTGTCAGGTGCACTTTTGAGCAGCTCATGAAATGCAAAATAACCCTTCAGGTGGTTCTGAGCATCTGTTATAAAAATATACAGCGTTTCTTCCCAATCTGACTTTCTGATCTTTTCCAACATTTTTTCCACGGTATCCTCAACATACGCTACTGGAACATGAGTATTGATGTAATGTAATACCTCCTCTTTTCTATTTCTATTCGTCATATCTTTATCCTTGGGTTAACAATCCGGAAAGGGTTCATTCATTTTGCTTTCTAGCTTCTCTAAGTCCAGGATAATAAAATGCTTCTTCTTAAAGTAAATGATGCCCTCTTTTTCAAATTCAGCCAGTATACGATCTAAGGTGATAGTATGCTTACCAACATATAAACTAAACCATTCGCTGGAAAGAATGACTTGTCCGAAACGTTGGACTGTCTTCTGTTTTTCACACTGAAATAGTAACTGCTCAGCCAGTTTCTTTCTTAAGGAATGAAAAGTTTGCTGCAGCAGAAATTCAATCTGCTCTTCCAGGTGATGGGTCAAGTTTTGGATAAAATAAGACGCAAACGGAGGAGAGGTATGCAGCAATGAAATGAAATGATGACTAGGCGTTTTTATTAATTCTGTCTCTTCTATGCAAACGGCTGATTCTGCATAAAGCTTTTTATTGAATAAAGTACTGTAGCCAAAAAAACTATCTACTTTGTGGATATCACGTATGGTGATTTGTCCTGATTGATTGGTTTGATAAGTCTTTACAGCGCCTTGTAGCACATGATACACAAATAGGGAAGGAGCGCCTTCTCTATAAATTTCTCGTCCTATTTGTAGTGAAATCCTGGAATGCTCTTGACAATCCAATTCTTTCAATGGACCAGAAAGCCCCTCTTGAAAAAAACTGCTGTGGATACGATCAGGCCGGTGGAGCATCGTATAATTTCTTGAAATAATGAAAAATGTATGTTTGCTTAAGATATGACATCTTCTGCCCAGTAAAAGAACTCTTTTTTTAATTGTTTGAATTCATTGAACAAATACTCTGCCTGCTGTTTTACAGCCTGGTGTCGGGCACGATACTCTTCATCCGATACATTAATGTTATTTTGTAGGATGTTGGCCAGGTACCTTTCGTGTGCCTGAATGTCATCTTTTATATTATTCAACAGCGTAGAAAATTGTGTTAACTTAACCTGTAGTTCTGTGGAATGAGTTCTTTGCTTTTCTGGCAATATTTTTTCCATGAACTTCAGGTGAAGCTTATGAAGAAAGTTAGTCTCGTCACTCATAAAGGCCATTTCGTTCTGCCATTCGTGGCTTTCAAAGTGTAATACATCCAAACTTGCCTGCAACAGATAAGTGGACTTGGGAGTTTGAAGAAATTTCATGTGGTTTTGTAATTTAAAATGATCAGACAATTTTTCCTGGTCTCGAAACTTATATTTTACCTTTTTTCAAACCTGCCGGTTTTTTTCTATTAACCTGATCCTGTAGATGATTGTATTTTTAGTTTCAGTTGAAAACTCCTCTGAGAATTCATTGCGGGTTTAGCAGTTTCGCTGGTGATCAAAGACATAAATCTGCTGATCAGAAACGGCAATCCTTTAATGGCATCCTGGCCTTCAAGTTCCTGATAACAATCCCAAGCAATTATAACTTTGCCAGTTAGCCGTATCCTGTATATGCTCTACTTCAAAGCAAATATTGAGGTTTTTGCTTTTGCTCAGCGCAACAGCCGATTCGTCCTATGAGTTGATCTAGCAATACCTTCTCTATTTGTTCTGGAATAAGCGTGTCTATCATAATTTTTCAATTGTGTTCAACAATCACTTTTTGAAAGTCATTTGTCGTTGCTACTGAAGGTAAGGAAGGAATGAATTTCTGTTTTTCCTGTTTACAGATCATTTGGATCACTCTTTTGCCAGACATGGCAGAAGGAGGAAGCCCACCACCAGGTTCTACCCATTGACCAGCCATGTAAAAGTTTTCAAGACCTGGTAGCTTTTTTTTCATTTTTTTCATAAAGGTATCTTTAGTAAGCCTCCAGCCTTCATAGCTTCCTTTATAGACTCCTGTGTAGTTTTCGTAGGTAATGGGGGTAGCCAGATCCATCATTTCAACTTTACCCATAATTGCAGGAAACCTAGCAGTTAGCCTTTCCAATAGGTCCATCAAAAACCTTCCCTTCTCTTTTTTGTACTTGTCTTGATCCTTTGCCAATGCTTTCCAGTACTCATAATCTGTTTCTATCATAGAAGTGATCAGGGTTTTGCCTTCAGGAGCCAATGTAGGATCAAAATTATAAATTTGCACAGAAAGACGATTGTGAACAGTAGTTCCAGCTTTCAAAGGATTGTCTAAAGGAAAGCTCCTTCCCAAGGCTGTTCCCTCTAAACCCTTGAATGGATAGTTGATGCCGAAAGAAGCAAAAAGAACAGGTTTAAAAAGTGGGAAAGAAAGATAGTAGCGATCAATTTTTTTGTTTTTATACTTTCCCTGCAACATGTGGTAGATGGTCGTATATCCATCAGCAGCAGAAACTACATAATCAGCATATAACTTTCTGCCGTCTTCCAGAATAATTCCTTTGGCACAATCATTACGTACCAGAATTTCTTTTACAGGAGCTTGATATTGGATAGCCCCGCCTGATGCAAGAAACTTGTCCACTATTTTTGCAGTAAAATGTCCCGATCCTCCCACAGGATATCCGGCCTGCTGATTATTCATCCATCCCAGCGTAAAAAGAATGGCGATTATGGGCATGTCTTTGCCCAAGCCAAAAAAAAGCGTTTTTAAATAAGGGTTTTCTATCTTTTTAGCGATATCGCCACAGGAATACCTGGCCCACTTCAGTATTTCTCTGTATACATAAAATCCTTTGAAACTTTGGCCTAAGTTTGCCCATATATTGCTGAAGCTTTGCTCCTTACCGTTAGGATGAAAGTTATGGCTTTCCTTTAAAACTCGAATGGCCCGTGTGAAGCTATGAATAAACCTTTTCTCTTCCGGGGCTAATCCCAGCAAGTGAGCTTTAAGCTTATCAGGATCACAGAAGAGTATTACATCTTCTCCTTCCACGTTTTCAAAATGTGCAAACCTATCGTGATTGACCATTTCAGTTCCATGAATTGCTCCCAATTCTTTCCACAGTTCATACATTTTGTTGCCGGGTCCTGAACCTACCAGCCAATGGATACATCCATTGATCGTATAGTCTTCATGCTTCCAGGAGGTGCACTGGCCTCCGGCTTTTTCAGCTTTTTCAAGAATAGTTACTTTAAAGCCATTGATGGAACCATAATAACCAGCCGATAAGCCAGCGATACCCGCCCCTATGATGATGATAGATTTTTCCTTTGCCATTACTCCTCTCATTTGATTTAGTGAAACTCAAAGTAATTCCCCTTTTTGAGAGAAATTACTGAGTGAATAAATTACATATGGATTAGAGTAAGACGGTATCAAAAGATATCTCCAATTGATTCTCCACCTTAGAAACACCGGGAGTAAGCCAGGCTGCTCTTTCCGCATCTTTCTTTTCAGCCAAAGAACGGACTTTACCTTTGAGAATAGCTTTGCTTCCCTCTATTTCAATGGTTATTCTTTCAGCATCTAGCTGAGCATGCCTTCTGAATGCGTTTTTGATGTGCTCAGATACCTCAGAGGGTTTTATTTTTGGTTTGACTATGATAGAGTTAGTCACGCCTTTTACGCCGATGAGATTTTCAACAGCATCTTCAGCGGCTATTTTCTGATAATACCAATCTACTTCACCCTCCAGAGTAACCCAGGCCTGATTGACAATGAGTTTTACCTTATCCTCAGGCACATTAACATCCCAGCGCAATGCATTACTTGCCGCTTTGGCTACATCTTCATCCGTGCGAGCGTTACTGTGAGGAAGTTTAACTTCTACTTTCTCCACAATGGCTTTCACCCCTTCTATTTTTTCAGCGGCTCTTTCAGCTTCTCTTTTTTTGTAGTAAGAATCGGTAAATCCCGAAAGAGTAACAATACCGTCATTGACACTAACTCCGATTTCTGCGGGTTTAAGAGGGAATTTCCATTCCAGTTCAGCCATTACATCCTTCTGAAGTTCACGATCTGTTTTCGTTTTCATGATTTTAAAAAATTTAGGTTGATTTTGTTTTTTGAAATTTTGTATTATGAAATTCATAAAATTACAAATGAGGTAGAATGATCTAAATCATTGCTCATCTTGATGTTGATCAGTGAATCTTTATAAATTGTTCTTACACTAAGAGAGTAGGAGATGAGAGATATATTTGAATCTCCTAGGAAAAGGTTAGCTTTTAAGAACTGTGTAAATTATACTTCCCTTGTCTAGCCAATAAGTTTGCACACCAAAAAATTAATTGATTCAATGGATAGCTTTAGGGTTGATGTGTGTTTTTGCTAGTATGGAAAGATCCAGATCAATTTCTTTTTCCTCTGAAAGCGATTCACCAAGCAACTCCTTGATTTCAAGCAATCTTAATTCTTTAGCGAAAACACTCAGCGTTCCGTAGCTTGCCATGTTGTGGTGACAGAGATGTTGTATGGATGTAATGATCCCTGCATCCCTAACTGCTGCATCCGTGCACCTGACAGCAAGCTCCTCTGCTTCTTCAAGTAATCCTTTTACACCTTTATTTATCTCTCCATGAAAATTCCTTTGTAAGAGAGAAAAAATCTGCTCTATGCGTTGAAGATGTTTTCTTTTTGTCCCTAATTGATGGTCTATGGATTTTTGTAACTCATTGCTTGAAGTTCTTTCTCTTAACTTTGGAAAGGCTTCCAACTGTTGCCGTTCTCCATCATTTTGTTCTTTCAACTGCTCTACTAACAGTTCATTCAAATCTTGTATGAATTTCATGGTTTTAATATTTAGAAGACGTAATGAGTCATCACGAAATTTTCCTTATCTCACGACAACAAGTTTCTGGCTCAGGCTATTCTGTCCTATGGTGACCATACAAACGTATGTGCCCGAACTAAGCAACTCTCCTTCCAAAGTAAACTGTTGTGCTCCCATACCTACTTTTCCCGCCTCTTTTGTATAAATAATCCTTCCTTCATGGTTAAAGATCGTCAGCCTTACCTCAACATCATGCTCATGAACTGTATATGCAATCGTTACCTGACCATGAGCAGGATTAGGGAAGATATGTAGTTGTCCATGCTCATCAGAACCATGACCATCATGACCACTTCCATGATGGTCATGCATTTGTTCACTAAATGCATCAGGAATGACATCAATCCCATATACATTCTTAAAAGGTTTGGATTTCAGGGCTACAGGAATACTTCTGGCATTGGTGTTCATGTTGTTATCCTGATCAATTTTGGCCGTGAAAGTGCTTCCGTTTCTGGCCTCAAAACCAGGCTTGAGCACAACTTCAGTGACCGATTCTAGTTGGGCAGATTTTCCGGCAGGTACAATAAAATTGTTCTCCGCCTGAATCTTATACTGGTAATAAAATACCTCTACAGGGCGATAGGTATTACTCACCTGATATTGATCCAGTAAAGCCAGTTGATTCTCTGCATAAAAAACACCCAGACTTCTGGAATCTACAAGGCTATTGGGGTTGACCGCTGGCAGGACTTTACCATCAAATGAAAAAACACCATCATAGCGTGGCATGCTGGTTTTGGTAAAGCTGGAAGTGCCATACATAGTCTGCCATCTCTGCCATATTTTATCCATATAGCAGTGATGCAGATAAAATATAGGATCAAAAGGTGAGTTACCTGCTTTCATCACGCCTCCCACCCAGAGATGGGCACCGGTATGTACGATTTGAGTTTCTAACCTGGGGGAAAAGTCCATAGAGGTTAAAGTAGAGGTACTCGCATAATAATTGGTCAGGGCCAAAACCTGAGAAACATGACTACTACTCGGTAAGGAAACCTGTGCTCCGAGGTTCCGGTTCAGATTCCAGGCAGTGTTAAACTGACCCATGAAACTCTCATCCCATATGGGATCAGTAGTAGTACGGTTTTTAGTCTCATCCCAGTAGGGAAGACTTAGTCTGGGATTAAGCGTCTGCATGGCCAGCTCTACTTCTTGCATCTGCTTTCTGTGCCAGGCCAGGAACACATCGTTCTGAGGCAGATTCTTATGTATACCAGCCATAAAAGCATTGTGATAACTAGCCAGATCACTGATCAGATCGGGACCTTCTCTGAGCTGATAAAAAGCAGCTACCAGGGCATCTTTCTCTGATTGGGTCATTTCTGTAAAGTTCTTGCGTATACTTTGCGCAGAAGTTACCTGGATTGTAGATGCTATGATGATAAGCAAAACCACAATCTTTTTGTTGAGTATTTTCATGGTTGTCAGGATGAAAGAATAAGCTTACCTCTGAGCTTCCAGTGTTTGTATCCTTTTTTCTTGCGCTATAATGTGGAGTGTCAGCTCTTCAATTTTCTGCAAAAGCTTGTTCTGAAACTCAGCCACATCTATACCATTTTCCTTTACTTCAGCCGCAGAAGGCATTTCTGGCAAATGCTTGTATTTCACAACATACTGCTCTACCTCTTGCAAAGACATGAGAGGGTAATCTTTTTCAAATACATAATCAGCGATTTGAATGTCAGTCATCACCCGTACTTCATTGGCCCTGATGCCTCCATTGACAGAAAGTCTGGCCAGAGGAGAAGTAGTGCCGATGCCCACATTGCCATTGTTGAGTACAGTCATTTTGGTACTGCCACGGAGCTTGATGCGGATTCTATCAGCTGAACTATAGGCGTGGTTGATGTAACCGTCTCTGAATGAGTTTTCATGCCCGATCTCCATACCGGTTGTCCCATTGGACTGTAACTTTATAAGGGTGCTTTGCATGCCACTGCCATTTTTGTTGAATACAGCTACCGTTTGATTGGAGCCGCTTTCCGAGACATGAAGTATGGAAGACGGGCTGCTCAGCCCAATACCTACCCTTCCGGTTCTGTAAGTTGTATTACTGGTAGAAGTACCACCTGCCCATTGGGCTTGGGCAGAAGTAAAGAAACACCATACAAAAATGGCTACCAACCCTGAGAATCTTTGTAATGAAGTTTGCATGAGTTTGTGAGGTTAAGGGTAAAAACTACGAATACAGTAAATCGTAAAAACTCAGGTAAAAGCTGCCCTGATCAAAGGGTGCAGTTCCTTTGGTAAGTTATCCATGATATCCTCCCATTCACCTGGAGATACATATTTGCCTAATGCCTTAAAAATTTTTTTGATGATAAAGGTTGCTTTTTCGTCATCACCAAAATCATCTTCGCCAATAGCACGGTTTTTTATTTTCACTGTGTCGATAAATTCCTCCATATGCCTTATCCGGGATGGTTTTTCACCATATTTCCATTCTGTCACATACATTCCTTTTATGAATAGAGGCAACTGTGCTATGAGTTGAAAGGATTCCTGCATAGGAATTCTGTCTCTTAAGGTATGTAATACTGCTTTGAGAATTCTTTCGGCTTTCCTGACATTGTCCGGTTCTTGAATTTCTTTGGCAAGTTCAATAAGAAGCTTATTAGCTTCAGAAGCATAATGATCAAAATAATGCGTTGTCATAACCAGTTCATTTAAAATTGTTGTTTTACATCATTTTCACGAGAAGAAATTTGATGCCTAATAAAGCTCATAAAATTCTCATTAAATAAGAATGATCTAAATCACTGCTGAGACTGATCTAGATCAATAGAGAGATTAATTTGGATTGAAGCTGGAAATCATCACTTCCTTTTCTGATTTGTATTTATGATTGGGTAGTTTTTGGTAATGAATGCATGATCTTTCCTGATGGGAGAGCTTTTACAATGAAGGAATTCTGTGCAGTTTATGCCGTGTTATTATTTTGTACTATAAAGCAAAAGATACCTGATTGAGAACAGGGGCCTGGTGTGATAGAAATTGGCACCTGAATAACTCTGAAAGAAGTTTTTAAACCTGTTACGCTCTAAAACCAATATGGCTGAGCGGAATCAAATCTTAGGAATATTTATGGAATGGATAAATGATTAAACAGTAAATGCTAATATGCGTCATCCATCATATTTTGTTTAGATATCCATGTGCTTTTGTTTATAGTTTATTTAGGTATTTAATATATATCCTACCCACTCACTGATTTATGTGAATACCGGAAAATTGGAAAGTGCTCCTTTTGTTTTAGATTGACAGGGTTTTCTTTTGTATGATATTGCCTTATGTGATAAAGTCTACGGGGGAATGCGATTGTTTCTCTGAAACCGGAAACTCCAGGCTAAATATATTCAGGTATGGGAGTGGTACTTTTCTCCTGATCAGGCTTATTGACGATGACACATTCTGTTGTCAAAAGCATACCGGCAATAGAAGCTGCGTATTCCAAAGCCAAACGACTTACTTTGGTAGGATCTATAATACCAGCCACATATAAATTCCCGTAAGTCTCATTTTTAGCATTAAAGCCAAAATCAGCGGTACCCTTTTTTACTTTATACATCACTTCAGATTCTTCTACTCCTGTATTGATCACAATTTGTCTCAAAGGTTCTTCTAATGCTTTTTTGACAATATCAACTCCAGCTTTTTCATCTTCATTGAGCGTTTCTATCTTCTGTAGAACTGATAAGGTTCTGATGTAGGCTACTCCACCACCGGGAACAATCCCTTCTTCAACGGCAGCCCTGGTAGCATGAAGGGCATCATCCACGCGGTCTTTTTTTTCATTTAACTCAATCTCAGTAGCTGCGCCTACATAAATGATACCCACTCCTCCG harbors:
- a CDS encoding phosphoribosyltransferase yields the protein MKYLHRNDAAQQLMKALYFYKQEREGIVLALPRGGVPIGKYISDHLHWPLDVAIVKKIKHPLYPELAIGAVSNSGYIINRKGDVSEDYIENEIHQLEKLIKEKYILYKGSKKPLNLKHKIVMLVDDGMATGSTMLAAVAFVKKESPKKTVVAVPVASQEAYRKILRKADAVICLQVSSNFLAVGQFYEEFSQVTDEEVIDMLH
- a CDS encoding ribose-phosphate diphosphokinase; amino-acid sequence: MQYHDLQLFVMQDCLAYGEKIAQKLGVTLSPYEERRFEDGEHKCRPLVSVRGNNVFVIASFYQDTSLSVNDKLCRFLFFVGALHDASAGSITAIIPYMCYARKDRKTQFRDPVTTRYIAQLFEAVGLNRIVTLDIHNLQAYQNAFRIHSDHLEARKLFVHYFASILGSEECTVLSPDAGGMYRAEKFRASLEHLIGRDISLGFMEKHRSKGQVWGETIAGNVKDKSVIVVDDLISTGGTLARAAKACISLEAHRVWVCATHGLFLSNAFEALSISEIGKIVVTDTVVHQNFSSHSAFEKKTTVLDTSSMWAKAILRIHQGGSLVELLQD
- a CDS encoding L,D-transpeptidase, translating into MMLLKNKIIVQKVTVLLCFLIAACTKFQVGEDAGQAKLTDTIFVSEKKETSSIFTETKEAKLAIIVPRDIQMKHYFAFMDSVAAAYDTLVNYPLTEHILVRANPWIIDTLASFDYYESMKRGIFIYDQREVVVLKESDTLWLPDQQEVSFIEDQLKNTLLEVNIPEYKLRIKENDSVKYTFSVRVGRNERKYLKIAGREVSLQTPIGEGKIVRIERNPWYINPVTAQRYFETKRDDGRRTKLPQIPFLEPMIGGIRQGALIHPTTNANTLGKSYSNGCVGTGEGDAWIIYYHAPVGTLVNFRYDLNIINEQGDSLQLQDIYQLKKVETLYLSTVRVPLFYHDSFDSTPGHHQHNCQ
- a CDS encoding magnesium transporter, whose amino-acid sequence is MTNRNRKEEVLHYINTHVPVAYVEDTVEKMLEKIRKSDWEETLYIFITDAQNHLKGYFAFHELLKSAPDKKVTELMQPCHAVGIHHSLEYIATHAIFRNISAVPVIDEQEHFLGVIPSQTIIETLRKEHIEDMHKLAGISKESTHARKSVAEPPLRSLKHRLPWLLIGLSGSFLSSYLMADYEHMLRSYITLSFFVPGIVYLADAIGTQTETLVIRGLSLSRISIYKMIYTELRTGLMIGLILGVLSIPVAMLIAQDIQIALIVGGSIIAAGTLATSVGLILPWILHHFGIDPAFGSGPLATIIQDILSILIFLMLAKSVLG
- a CDS encoding Crp/Fnr family transcriptional regulator, which gives rise to MLHRPDRIHSSFFQEGLSGPLKELDCQEHSRISLQIGREIYREGAPSLFVYHVLQGAVKTYQTNQSGQITIRDIHKVDSFFGYSTLFNKKLYAESAVCIEETELIKTPSHHFISLLHTSPPFASYFIQNLTHHLEEQIEFLLQQTFHSLRKKLAEQLLFQCEKQKTVQRFGQVILSSEWFSLYVGKHTITLDRILAEFEKEGIIYFKKKHFIILDLEKLESKMNEPFPDC
- a CDS encoding phytoene desaturase family protein, with the translated sequence MAKEKSIIIIGAGIAGLSAGYYGSINGFKVTILEKAEKAGGQCTSWKHEDYTINGCIHWLVGSGPGNKMYELWKELGAIHGTEMVNHDRFAHFENVEGEDVILFCDPDKLKAHLLGLAPEEKRFIHSFTRAIRVLKESHNFHPNGKEQSFSNIWANLGQSFKGFYVYREILKWARYSCGDIAKKIENPYLKTLFFGLGKDMPIIAILFTLGWMNNQQAGYPVGGSGHFTAKIVDKFLASGGAIQYQAPVKEILVRNDCAKGIILEDGRKLYADYVVSAADGYTTIYHMLQGKYKNKKIDRYYLSFPLFKPVLFASFGINYPFKGLEGTALGRSFPLDNPLKAGTTVHNRLSVQIYNFDPTLAPEGKTLITSMIETDYEYWKALAKDQDKYKKEKGRFLMDLLERLTARFPAIMGKVEMMDLATPITYENYTGVYKGSYEGWRLTKDTFMKKMKKKLPGLENFYMAGQWVEPGGGLPPSAMSGKRVIQMICKQEKQKFIPSLPSVATTNDFQKVIVEHN
- a CDS encoding BON domain-containing protein translates to MKTKTDRELQKDVMAELEWKFPLKPAEIGVSVNDGIVTLSGFTDSYYKKREAERAAEKIEGVKAIVEKVEVKLPHSNARTDEDVAKAASNALRWDVNVPEDKVKLIVNQAWVTLEGEVDWYYQKIAAEDAVENLIGVKGVTNSIIVKPKIKPSEVSEHIKNAFRRHAQLDAERITIEIEGSKAILKGKVRSLAEKKDAERAAWLTPGVSKVENQLEISFDTVLL